In a genomic window of Helianthus annuus cultivar XRQ/B chromosome 10, HanXRQr2.0-SUNRISE, whole genome shotgun sequence:
- the LOC110885257 gene encoding AP2-like ethylene-responsive transcription factor At2g41710 gives MATASSSDPVMKSEGSVSGSAGEASDAAAAAAVGKASGYQQQLMVKYRGLKKSKKERGCTAKERISKMPPCAAGKRSSIYRGVTRHRWTGRYEAHLWDKNTWNQNQNKKGKQVYLGAYDDEEAAARAYDLAALKYWGPGTLINFPVTDYTRDLEEMQNLSREDYLASLRRKGSGFSRGTSKCHGVSSTRWDSPLGRIAGADYHSRMHHGDDATTESEYVGGFCMDRKIDLTPYIKWWGPNKSCQTESQLKSSDETNNASSEDTGSDHKTSEWVTQPTEPYQLPRLGVSPEGKQHKRSSVSAMSILSRSAAYKSLQEKAAKKEAENDVENDENENKININKMDYGKAVEKSSDDGGAPEGFGVGLGMDLERNTYPLAPFLSAPLLTNYNTIDPLTDPILWSSLVPSLRTRPSQPVEATKTETSSDYTFFQQEDLLPT, from the exons ATGGCTACTGCATCTTCATCCGATCCGGTCATGAAATCGGAAGGTAGCGTTAGCGGCAGCGCCGGTGAGGCTTCCGACGCGGCTGCGGCGGCGGCGGTAGGTAAGGCGAGCGGTTACCAGCAGCAGTTGATGGTGAAGTATAGAGGATTGAAGAAATCGAAGAAGGAGAGAGGTTGTACGGCGAAAGAACGGATCAGTAAGATGCCGCCGTGTGCTGCCGGAAAACGGAGCTCTATCTACCGTGGTGTTACTAG GCATAGATGGACTGGCCGTTATGAAGCGCATCTATGGGATAAAAATACctggaaccagaatcagaataaGAAGGGCAAGCAAG TTTATTTAG GTGCATATGATGATGAGGAAGCTGCTGCCAGAGCATATGATCTTGCTGCCTTGAAGTATTGGGGCCCTGGGACACTCATTAATTTTCCG GTAACAGACTATACAAGAGATCTTGAAGAGATGCAAAACCTATCAAGAGAAGATTACCTTGCATCACTCAGAAG AAAAGGTAGTGGTTTCTCAAGAGGAACCTCTAAATGTCATGGAGTTTCCAG TACTAGATGGGACTCTCCCTTGGGCCGGATTGCTGGAGCCGATTACCACAGCCGCATGCATCATG GTGATGATGCAACAACAGAGAGCGAATACGTTGGTGGATTTTGCATGGATAGGAAAATTGATCTTACACCTTACATTAAATGGTGGGGACCGAACAAGTCCTGCCAAACTGAATCTCAATTAAAATCATCAGACGAAACAAATAATGCTAGTTCCGAAGACACTGGAAGTGACCATAAAACGTCAGAATGGGTAACCCAACCCACCGAACCCTATCAGCTGCCTCGTTTGGGTGTCTCTCCtgaaggaaaacaacataaacgGTCTTCAGTATCCGCCATGAGTATACTGTCAAGATCTGCAGCTTACAAAAGCTTACAAGAAAAGGCTGCAAAAAAGGAAGCTGAAAACGATGTTGAAAATGACGAGAATGAAAACAAAATTAACATCAACAAGATGGATTACGGTAAAGCGGTTGAGAAATCAAGTGATGATGGTGGTGCACCTGAAGGATTTGGAGTTGGATTAGGGATGGATCTTGAAAGAAACACGTACCCTTTGGCTCCATTCTTGTCTGCACCACTTTTGACCAACTATAATACGATTGACCCGTTGACCGACCCTATTCTTTGGTCATCCCTTGTCCCTTCTCTCCGCACCAGACCTTCTCAGCCCGTAGAG GCTACAAAGACAGAAACCAGTTCGGATTATACTTTCTTCCAACAGGAGGACTTGCTACCTACATGA